Proteins from a genomic interval of Prevotella sp. E13-27:
- a CDS encoding glycosyltransferase family 2 protein, with amino-acid sequence METPQISIIVPVYNVEIYLCQCLDSVIAQTFTDWECILVDDGSTDDSGSICDEYAQKDNRFKVIHQVNSGSSSARNKGLSVISGKYTLCLDSDDWIDSDYLTSLITVADADGADLVISAFVYDYGDRTVACLNKPTQLAPSVVTRELLTLLHAGLWNKLVRTEIIQKNQLQFPKHDFYEDMYFSISLMHFVKSVAYSSVPAYHYRINNQSLTHSSDVAKRVRMYKDFVCNLTEIYDKYNLWKDSKMMEGLYLHVNGQKLKLLDLPQSEEVKRLLSDTFPESYKFFNWKGKVAWLNYLALKYRTPFFVIIRKYIEMSYKVVKILHI; translated from the coding sequence ATGGAAACGCCTCAAATTTCAATTATTGTTCCGGTATATAACGTGGAGATTTATCTATGTCAATGCTTGGATTCTGTCATAGCCCAGACTTTTACTGATTGGGAGTGTATCCTTGTGGATGATGGTAGTACAGACGATAGCGGTTCCATTTGCGATGAGTATGCACAAAAGGACAATCGCTTTAAGGTTATTCATCAAGTAAATTCTGGATCATCTTCTGCGCGAAATAAGGGCTTAAGTGTTATTTCTGGTAAATATACTTTGTGTCTTGACTCTGACGATTGGATAGATAGCGATTATCTTACTTCCTTAATTACTGTCGCAGATGCAGATGGTGCAGACTTGGTTATTAGTGCTTTTGTATATGATTATGGCGATAGAACAGTTGCCTGTTTAAATAAACCGACCCAACTTGCACCCTCTGTTGTTACAAGAGAATTGTTAACTCTTTTACATGCAGGTTTATGGAATAAATTGGTACGTACTGAAATTATCCAGAAGAATCAGCTTCAATTTCCCAAACATGATTTCTACGAGGATATGTATTTCAGTATTTCTTTGATGCATTTTGTTAAGAGTGTTGCTTATAGTTCAGTACCTGCATATCATTACAGAATCAACAATCAGTCTCTAACACATTCTTCAGATGTCGCAAAAAGAGTTCGCATGTATAAGGATTTTGTTTGCAATTTGACAGAAATATATGACAAATACAATCTTTGGAAAGATTCTAAAATGATGGAAGGTCTATATCTGCATGTGAATGGGCAAAAGCTTAAGCTGTTGGACTTGCCACAATCAGAGGAAGTAAAAAGGTTATTAAGCGATACTTTTCCAGAATCATATAAATTCTTTAATTGGAAGGGTAAAGTGGCATGGCTTAATTATTTGGCTTTAAAATATAGAACGCCTTTTTTTGTTATAATAAGAAAGTATATAGAAATGAGTTACAAGGTGGTTAAAATATTACATATTTAA
- the glf gene encoding UDP-galactopyranose mutase produces the protein MKKYDYLIVGSGLFGVIFAYRSKQMGKNCLVIDKRPHLGGNVYCENIVGINVHKYGAHIFHTSNKEVWDFVNNIVPFNRYTNCPVANYKGKLYNLPFNMNTFYQMWGVLTPEEASAKIEEQKAEAVKMLNGREPQNLEEQALTLVGKDIFEKLIKEYTEKQWGRKCSELPAFIIKRLPVRLVFDNNYFNDKYQGIPIGGYNKLIEGLLDGVECLTNTDFFNSEYRDWQKYADKLVYCGPLDQYFNYQYGKLNWRTVRFETETKDCPNYQGNAVVNYTSHDESYTRIIEHKHFEMFGQEVYDCPKTVISKEYSTEYKEGMEPYYPVNDDQNDQLAERYRHLAEQEENVIFGGRLAEYKYYDMAPVIEKVLNIKNI, from the coding sequence ATGAAAAAATACGATTATCTAATAGTTGGTTCCGGCTTATTCGGAGTGATATTTGCTTATCGTTCAAAGCAGATGGGCAAGAATTGCCTTGTGATAGACAAACGGCCACATCTGGGTGGCAACGTTTATTGTGAAAACATTGTAGGCATCAATGTTCATAAATATGGTGCTCATATCTTCCATACATCTAATAAAGAGGTTTGGGATTTTGTAAACAATATAGTACCTTTCAATAGATATACTAACTGCCCTGTCGCTAATTATAAGGGAAAGCTTTATAATCTTCCTTTCAATATGAACACCTTCTACCAGATGTGGGGCGTTTTGACTCCAGAAGAAGCTTCGGCAAAGATTGAGGAGCAAAAGGCAGAAGCCGTCAAAATGCTTAATGGTCGTGAGCCTCAAAATTTAGAGGAGCAGGCTCTGACGCTAGTCGGTAAAGACATCTTTGAGAAACTTATCAAAGAATACACAGAGAAACAGTGGGGACGCAAGTGCAGCGAACTGCCAGCGTTTATTATCAAACGTCTTCCTGTACGCCTTGTGTTTGATAACAACTATTTCAATGACAAATACCAAGGAATACCTATTGGGGGATATAACAAACTGATAGAAGGCCTTCTGGATGGCGTTGAATGTTTGACTAACACCGATTTCTTCAATTCTGAATACAGAGATTGGCAGAAATATGCAGATAAGCTCGTGTATTGCGGTCCCCTGGACCAATACTTCAATTATCAGTATGGCAAGTTGAATTGGCGTACGGTTCGCTTTGAGACAGAAACGAAAGATTGTCCCAATTATCAAGGCAATGCCGTTGTTAACTATACTTCTCATGACGAGTCATATACTCGTATTATAGAGCATAAGCATTTTGAAATGTTCGGTCAAGAAGTTTATGATTGTCCCAAGACCGTAATCTCCAAGGAGTATAGTACCGAGTACAAGGAAGGGATGGAGCCATATTATCCTGTCAATGACGACCAGAACGACCAATTGGCAGAGCGATATCGTCATCTTGCTGAGCAAGAAGAAAACGTCATTTTTGGTGGCCGTCTTGCTGAATATAAGTATTATGATATGGCACCAGTGATAGAAAAAGTGTTGAACATAA